A section of the Tenrec ecaudatus isolate mTenEca1 chromosome 10, mTenEca1.hap1, whole genome shotgun sequence genome encodes:
- the LOC142457919 gene encoding olfactory receptor 13D1, which produces MATGNLSAVTEFFLVGLSQYPELQFFLFMVCLIMYIIILLGNSLLILISLLDSRLHTPMYFFLGNLSFLDICYTSSSIPPMLIIFGSERKSISFVGCALQMVVSLALGCTECLLLAVMAYDRYMAICNPLRYSIIMNRMLCVQMASWSWIIGSLTSIVQTVLTMLLPFCGNNVIDHLTCELLALLKLVCSDISINVLVMTVANVVILVIPLLLIFISYVFILSTILRLNSTEGKKKAFSTCSAHLTVVILFYGSALFMYMKPKSKDTKTSDEIIGMSYGVVTPMLNPIIYSLRNKEVKEAVKKVLSRHLHSWKI; this is translated from the coding sequence ATGGCGACGGGAAACCTTTCAGCTGTGACGGAATTCTTTCTAGTGGGGCTTTCCCAGTACCCAGAGCTCCAGTTTTTCCTGTTCATGGTCTGTCTCATCATGTACATAATAATCCTCCTTGGAAACAGCCTCCTCATTCTCATCAGTCTCCTGGATTCCCGGCTGCACACTCCTATGTACTTCTTCCTTGGGAACCTCTCCTTTTTGGACATCTGTTACACATCTTCTTCCATTCCTCCAATGCTTATCATTTTTGGGTCTGAGAGAAAATCCATCTCTTTTGTTGGGTGTGCTCTTCAGATGGTTGTCTCCCTTGCCTTGGGATGCACTGAGTGTCTTCTCCTAGCTGTGATGGCTTATGACAGGTACATGGCCATCTGCAACCCACTGAGGTACTCCATCATCATGAACAGGATGCTCTGTGTGCAAATGGCCTCATGGTCCTGGATTATAGGCAGTCTGACCTCCATAGTACAAACTGTTCTGACAATGCTGTTACCTTTCTGTGGGAATAATGTCATTGACCACCTTACTTGTGAGTTACTGGCGCTTCTTAAGCTCGTCTGCTCTGATATCTCCATCAATGTGCTTGTCATGACAGTGGCAAATGTTGTCATTTTAGTGATTCCTCTACTGCTCATTTTCATCTCCTATGTTTTCATTCTGTCTACTATACTAAGGCTTAATTCCACTGAGGGGAAAAAGAAGGCCTTTTCTACCTGTTCAGCTCACCTGACTGTGGTCATCTTATTCTATGGCTCAGCCCTATTTATGTACATGAAGCCCAAATCAAAGGACACAAAGACCTCTGATGAGATCATTGGGATGTCTTATGGAGTGGTGACTCCAATGTTGAACCCCATCATCTACAGCCTGAGGAATAAAGAGGTAAAAGAAGCTGTGAAGAAAGTCTTGAGCAGACACCTACACTCGTGGAAAATATGA